A region of the Candidatus Cloacimonadota bacterium genome:
ACAAAACCGGTTTTGTGTGTCCAGCCCCATTGAAAACGCCCATGAACACAAAAGCAATAGAGAAGAAAAATGAAGCGATGGCCAAAAGCTTGAACATACCTTTTCCCAACTCGATGACTTGATCGCTATTAATGAAAAATCGGGTTAGTTGAGCTCCAAAAAAGAAAGTAAACGAACATCCGATTAGCATAATTGCAGAAGTTAATACTACAGCTGCCAGCAAACTTTTTTCCGCCCGTTTAATATTGTTTGCCCCAATATTCTGCCCGACAATTGCGGCTAATCCCTGCGAAATTCCCATGGAAGGAACCATAAAAAAACTTGTGAGTCTTTTGCCTATGGAGAAAGTGGAAATAATTAGTACACCGTAGGAATTAACAAAAGCCTGCAAAATCAAAAATCCAAAACTCGTAATAGATTGCCCCAGCGAAGCTGGAACGCTGATCTTAAAAATTCGTTTTAGCATATCCTTATTCGGCTTTATGTGTTTCCATTTTGGAAGGATAAAAGCAAAATTCTTTCTAATGAAATAAATCGCAACCAAGGCTGCCACAACTCGTGCGAAAAGTGTGGCAATAGCCGCTCCCGTGGTTTCCATACGAGGAATAAATCCCACTCCAAATATTAAGATCGGATCTAAAACCACATTTATCAGTATTGACAAAACTTGAACTTTTAGAGGTGAAATAGTATCGCCCAAACCCCGAGCAAAACTCTGAAAAGAGAGGAAAATGAAAAGGGCAGGCATACCGGAAAGGATAATCGTAAAATAAGTTATTGCCTTTTGAAAAATAGTTTCAGGCGTTTGGAGAAGATGAAGAATATCCTTAATAAAAAAGATACTTATAAAAACAAATACGATAGTAAAAATAAAAATGATTACGGTGAATTGTCCCACAACAAGACGCATTTTATCAGGTTTGTCCGCTCCCTTGTATTGAGCAACCAATGATGTTCCAGCCACAACAAATCCGAAGCCAAATGAAATAAGGAAAAAAATGAGAGGGAAGATCATCCCAGCCACAGATACGGCTTCCTGAGCAGAATCACCGAGTTTTCCCAACCAGAAGACGTCGGTAAGGTTGTAGAACATCTGCAAAAAATTGGAAATAACTATTGGCAAAGACAGCTTAATCAAGTTTTTAAGCAGATTTCCGCGAGTTAAATCTATGGCTGAATCTTTCATTTTTTTTATTACATTGGATCAGGAAGTAAATGTATTTGAAACTGAGCAATGATTTCTACGGTATCGGACGAAGAGATACGGAAGCAACTGCATCTGTAATAATTTTTTGAATTTCCACCAATGCCTTTGCCACAGCCTGCCCTATGATATCCATCTTTGCAATTAATTTAATGCGGTGTTCCGCTTTTTCCAGTTCATCTTTACTGAAAATTTCCTTTGCAAGATTACAGGAATCCACGAGTGAGATCAGAACAACATCACGAGGATCTGGTATATCTTTATTGATAATCAGTTCATGAATTCGAGTTTTCACCTCTTTTTCCTCTGTGTTGTTGATCACAGGATAACATCGTTTGTTAAATACCCAGAGAATCTTGTGCTTCTCTTTCTTTAAAATCCCCTTGCTTATAAGCCTATCCAGCAAAACCGTTTGCAAACTTGTCAGATCATTAGCAATTTTCTTTACCCAAAATATTGGTTTTTGATTTTGTGATTCCTGTTTGATTATATCCAGAACTTTGTCAAAAATCAGATCGCCGGTTGGAGAGCCATCTATCAACAAAAGATGTTCCATATCCGTGTCAATCTTGTTTAGCAAAGCTAATTCCATCAGTATAGCACCAACAAGCCCATATTCCAAAGACATTGTAGGCATTT
Encoded here:
- a CDS encoding MATE family efflux transporter, with product MKDSAIDLTRGNLLKNLIKLSLPIVISNFLQMFYNLTDVFWLGKLGDSAQEAVSVAGMIFPLIFFLISFGFGFVVAGTSLVAQYKGADKPDKMRLVVGQFTVIIFIFTIVFVFISIFFIKDILHLLQTPETIFQKAITYFTIILSGMPALFIFLSFQSFARGLGDTISPLKVQVLSILINVVLDPILIFGVGFIPRMETTGAAIATLFARVVAALVAIYFIRKNFAFILPKWKHIKPNKDMLKRIFKISVPASLGQSITSFGFLILQAFVNSYGVLIISTFSIGKRLTSFFMVPSMGISQGLAAIVGQNIGANNIKRAEKSLLAAVVLTSAIMLIGCSFTFFFGAQLTRFFINSDQVIELGKGMFKLLAIASFFFSIAFVFMGVFNGAGHTKPVLFFSLIRLWILRLPLVYLLSGKLLESSLFQKDSLQKILKYIAQPLASHPYNALWWSMVISNIIITLLVINTYRKGKWKRARIND
- a CDS encoding GPP34 family phosphoprotein, whose protein sequence is MITFAEELLLLALDDKKGTFIEMPTMSLEYGLVGAILMELALLNKIDTDMEHLLLIDGSPTGDLIFDKVLDIIKQESQNQKPIFWVKKIANDLTSLQTVLLDRLISKGILKKEKHKILWVFNKRCYPVINNTEEKEVKTRIHELIINKDIPDPRDVVLISLVDSCNLAKEIFSKDELEKAEHRIKLIAKMDIIGQAVAKALVEIQKIITDAVASVSLRPIP